In Acaryochloris sp. CCMEE 5410, the following proteins share a genomic window:
- a CDS encoding carboxypeptidase-like regulatory domain-containing protein — MNRRWAPILGLWVNLWVAPAILAHGIVVDYRVTPDTVEIEAAFESGEPMANAQVTIYAPDQAAEPWLTATADEEGHFTFSPPADQKGTWQIKVQQAGHGKILNIPVNETSSGTAGAELFSPLVRNVISVVVIGGSVLTAILLFSKRKQ; from the coding sequence ATGAACAGACGGTGGGCACCGATATTAGGATTGTGGGTAAATCTCTGGGTGGCTCCGGCGATCCTTGCACACGGCATCGTTGTGGATTATCGCGTCACCCCTGACACTGTTGAAATTGAAGCGGCCTTTGAATCGGGGGAGCCAATGGCGAATGCCCAAGTGACGATCTATGCGCCCGATCAGGCGGCTGAACCCTGGCTAACGGCAACGGCGGATGAGGAGGGCCACTTTACCTTCTCGCCTCCGGCTGACCAGAAAGGCACTTGGCAGATTAAGGTCCAGCAGGCGGGTCACGGCAAGATTCTTAATATCCCTGTCAACGAAACTAGCAGTGGGACAGCAGGAGCTGAGTTGTTCAGTCCTCTAGTGCGGAACGTAATAAGCGTTGTCGTGATTGGGGGCTCCGTCTTGACGGCCATTTTGTTGTTCTCTAAAAGGAAGCAGTAA
- a CDS encoding efflux RND transporter periplasmic adaptor subunit translates to MPLVLRNPLAAVVASGILIGCLTTLGVAPTLAGAGHNHGNEFETGGNTGGPKSVEVNADIAKRIGIKIEPVDRRRIGVGIKATGQIETQPNRQANVTIPTPGTVVELLVKPGDRVKKGQPVAVISSLELLQLRVESLDRRTDAEVGLREAQANLRLAQENLARERQIAATEIAQAQTQLAEAQERYNGDTRLASAGALPRREMLTSKTQLAEAKAAVDKSKSRQAVLRAEAELRRALAAVDGAKQRVGQSDTTYQTRLRQLRTPSNRQGLVVVQAPIAGTISKREVTPGASFEDAGGQLMTIVNDAEVWATANVYEKDLDQLSRGQPIRLQVASLPGEIFNGQIVQIDPVVAGETRVVPVRASVSNPRNKLKPGMFAELEIMTGRASTATTAIPSGGLVEVNNQSFVYVENGKGRFEPVEVELGETFGGWVEIKRGLFDGDRIVTQGAMMLHAQSLQGGSQASEQDEHDHGSETAETSSGFSLLSAGRLPWWIVFPTGGAIAAGAYLAGRRGRVGLSEPVSELTQATEENNQTLRDGVSEATLAPDKVEFHEAAEQSSTPEETAISQHRESA, encoded by the coding sequence ATGCCTCTTGTTCTCCGTAACCCGCTTGCAGCCGTAGTTGCTTCAGGAATACTCATTGGTTGTCTTACGACTCTAGGAGTCGCGCCCACCCTGGCGGGAGCAGGTCACAACCATGGGAATGAGTTTGAAACAGGCGGGAATACAGGTGGGCCTAAAAGCGTTGAGGTCAACGCTGACATTGCCAAACGCATCGGCATCAAAATTGAGCCTGTTGATCGTCGTCGGATTGGTGTTGGCATCAAAGCCACAGGACAGATTGAAACTCAGCCCAATCGTCAAGCGAATGTGACAATTCCGACCCCAGGCACCGTTGTTGAACTTTTAGTTAAACCGGGAGATCGCGTCAAAAAGGGACAGCCTGTGGCGGTGATATCTAGCCTAGAGCTACTGCAACTGCGAGTTGAATCCCTTGATAGACGTACAGATGCAGAAGTTGGTTTGAGAGAAGCACAGGCAAACTTGCGCCTCGCCCAGGAGAACTTAGCCCGTGAGCGTCAAATCGCCGCGACTGAAATTGCTCAGGCCCAAACGCAACTGGCAGAGGCTCAAGAGCGCTACAACGGAGATACACGGTTAGCCTCTGCTGGTGCACTGCCCCGTCGCGAGATGTTAACATCTAAGACTCAGCTTGCCGAAGCGAAGGCAGCAGTAGACAAAAGCAAGAGTCGCCAAGCCGTCCTCAGAGCCGAAGCAGAACTCAGACGCGCCTTAGCAGCAGTCGATGGAGCTAAACAGCGGGTTGGGCAAAGTGACACAACCTATCAAACCCGGTTGAGACAACTACGGACCCCCTCCAATCGGCAAGGTTTAGTGGTCGTACAGGCCCCTATCGCGGGCACGATCTCCAAGCGGGAGGTCACCCCAGGGGCGTCCTTTGAAGATGCAGGGGGCCAACTGATGACCATTGTGAACGATGCTGAAGTCTGGGCAACGGCCAATGTTTACGAGAAAGACCTCGATCAGTTGAGTCGAGGCCAACCCATTCGGCTGCAGGTTGCGAGCCTACCTGGAGAAATCTTTAATGGGCAGATTGTTCAAATTGATCCTGTCGTTGCGGGTGAAACTCGGGTAGTTCCAGTCCGAGCCAGCGTGAGCAATCCCCGCAATAAACTCAAGCCCGGTATGTTTGCAGAGCTAGAGATTATGACGGGTCGTGCTTCCACTGCAACGACAGCCATTCCTTCGGGAGGATTGGTAGAGGTGAATAATCAATCCTTCGTGTATGTGGAAAATGGCAAAGGTCGCTTTGAGCCAGTGGAAGTTGAGCTGGGCGAGACCTTTGGAGGCTGGGTTGAAATCAAACGGGGCCTTTTTGATGGTGACCGAATCGTGACGCAAGGGGCCATGATGCTCCACGCTCAATCGCTCCAAGGTGGGAGTCAAGCCTCTGAACAAGATGAGCATGATCATGGCAGTGAAACAGCCGAAACGTCCTCTGGTTTCTCATTGTTGAGTGCTGGTCGCTTACCTTGGTGGATTGTGTTTCCCACTGGGGGGGCGATCGCGGCTGGGGCGTATCTGGCAGGACGTCGGGGTCGCGTTGGTTTGAGTGAGCCTGTTTCAGAATTAACTCAGGCTACTGAGGAGAACAACCAGACTCTGAGAGACGGGGTTTCTGAGGCTACTCTTGCTCCCGATAAGGTCGAGTTCCATGAAGCAGCGGAACAGTCATCCACTCCTGAAGAAACCGCTATCAGCCAGCATCGGGAGTCAGCCTAA
- a CDS encoding tetratricopeptide repeat protein encodes MKLGWQVTALSAAIVLMPILPAVQARPAFQVAAVSTAVRLLEKGQAQAKQGNYQGAIATYNQALQANPRFTEVYLARGLAYHDLQNYQQAIADFNQALNIEPQNAVVLYNRGETRSDVGDLDGAMSDLNQAIEVDPNYAEAFNLRAILYSTRLGNLKLALDDLQHAIKLQPNYANAYYNRGNILTAMGDIDGAITDYTQAINIDAKLAEAYGHRGLLLARKGDTQAGLKDLQKAADLFQELGDPENYQKTLMFIEQVEQQNRAPLS; translated from the coding sequence ATGAAATTGGGTTGGCAAGTCACGGCTTTGAGTGCTGCAATCGTGCTGATGCCAATCTTGCCTGCAGTTCAGGCAAGGCCAGCGTTTCAGGTAGCAGCAGTGTCAACAGCGGTGCGTTTACTGGAAAAAGGGCAGGCCCAAGCCAAACAGGGAAATTACCAAGGGGCAATCGCCACCTACAATCAAGCTCTGCAAGCCAACCCTCGATTTACAGAAGTCTACCTAGCACGGGGGCTAGCCTATCACGATCTGCAAAACTATCAGCAAGCGATCGCTGATTTTAACCAAGCCTTGAACATTGAACCCCAAAATGCAGTAGTGCTCTACAACCGAGGCGAAACCCGCAGTGACGTCGGCGATCTAGACGGGGCTATGTCCGATCTCAATCAAGCCATAGAGGTTGACCCCAACTATGCAGAGGCGTTTAACTTGCGCGCCATCCTGTATAGCACTCGGCTAGGCAATTTGAAACTGGCCCTGGATGATTTGCAGCACGCGATTAAGCTTCAACCTAACTATGCCAATGCCTACTACAATCGCGGCAATATTCTCACGGCAATGGGCGATATCGATGGGGCGATCACAGATTACACTCAGGCGATTAACATTGATGCTAAGCTCGCGGAAGCTTACGGCCACCGAGGTCTACTCCTTGCTCGCAAAGGAGATACCCAAGCGGGTTTGAAGGATTTGCAGAAGGCAGCAGACTTGTTTCAAGAACTGGGTGACCCGGAAAACTATCAAAAGACACTGATGTTTATTGAACAGGTTGAACAGCAGAATCGCGCCCCTCTGTCTTGA
- a CDS encoding efflux RND transporter permease subunit: MLNAILKWSIAQRWLIVIGAIIVTVWGVLTVLRMPLDVFPNFAPPQVDVQTEAPGLAPEEVESLVTFPIESAVNGTPGVDIVRSSSGVGISVVQITFNWGTDVYLARQLVSERLQQVTSKLPTGVEIPQISPLSSPIGTVLTYAFTIADGGKTTLMDVRNLVDLEITNQLLAVPGVTQVLSYGGETRQYQVLVDPAQLRAYDVTLAEVTQAVQEANTNAGGGFLITPDREYLIRGLGRIQSVEALRESVVVARDGVPVLLGNVADIQIGAALKRGDASANGKAAIVMMVNKQPLSDTPTVTRAVEAQMETIKAGLPEDVEVTATFRQSDFIDASIENVTSALRDGIIIVAVVLLLFLMNWRTAVMALSAIPLSLLIGLSILNLFGLGINTMTLGGLAVAIGSVVDDAIVDMENSYRRLRENQLAGTPVPPLQVVYNASREVRVSVLFSTIIIAVIFAPIFTLTGIEGKIFAPMGFAYLLSIFSSTFVALTLSPALSALLLSNQTLPAVETWVARTAKRLYQPLLRFSLSRAKVVLMIAVALFVASMLVLPTLGRVFLPEFQERSLVNTMTLYPGSSLELTSRAGLAIQDLLIDDPRFDSVQLRAGRVSGDADAASVSFGHVDVEISEAGMKDREATIETLRETFAQIPGVVPGIGGFISHRIDEILSGVRSAIAIKIFGPDLDGLRSLGAQIQTAISEVPGLVDLQLEPQVDIKQLQIEFDRQAAARYGLTVGQLSETVETAFNGRAVSQVLEGQQLFDLLVWLQEDDRSNLNTIRNLLVDTPNGTKIPLAQVADISFGTGPNTINRENVLRRFIVSTNVTDRDLGSAVEEIKTTVAQEVELPEGYFIQYGGQFESEQRASQNLITFGLLALVVVAVMMYFAVKSVPATVMIMLNLPLALSGGIFSVALGGGILSVASMVGFITLFGVATRNGLLLVDNYNNKFAEGKSIQVGVIEGSTERLEAILMTALTSALGMLPLVIGSGAGKEILQPLAVVVLGGLFTSTALTLLLLPALYAQFGRFLRPKSDPTASQPEPEADLLKHDLTLKH; the protein is encoded by the coding sequence ATGTTGAATGCCATTCTGAAATGGTCCATCGCCCAGCGCTGGTTGATTGTCATCGGCGCAATCATCGTGACGGTTTGGGGGGTATTGACCGTTTTAAGAATGCCGTTAGACGTGTTCCCCAACTTTGCGCCCCCACAGGTGGATGTGCAAACAGAGGCACCAGGGCTAGCGCCAGAAGAAGTGGAGTCTTTAGTCACCTTTCCCATTGAGAGCGCCGTCAACGGGACGCCAGGGGTAGATATTGTCCGGTCCTCTTCCGGCGTGGGGATTTCCGTAGTTCAGATCACGTTTAATTGGGGAACGGACGTTTACCTGGCTCGACAATTGGTTTCCGAACGGCTGCAGCAGGTGACCAGCAAGCTTCCTACTGGGGTCGAAATTCCTCAAATCTCGCCGCTGTCTTCCCCGATTGGTACGGTTTTAACCTATGCCTTCACGATTGCGGATGGGGGCAAAACCACTCTGATGGATGTCCGTAACCTCGTTGATCTGGAGATTACCAATCAACTGCTGGCCGTCCCTGGCGTCACCCAGGTGCTCTCCTACGGGGGCGAAACCCGTCAGTATCAGGTATTAGTCGATCCGGCCCAATTGAGAGCCTATGATGTCACCTTGGCGGAAGTGACACAGGCGGTCCAGGAGGCCAATACCAATGCCGGGGGCGGCTTTTTGATTACCCCCGACCGAGAGTATTTAATTCGTGGCCTCGGTCGCATCCAATCGGTGGAGGCATTGCGGGAATCGGTGGTGGTCGCCCGTGATGGGGTGCCAGTCCTGCTGGGTAACGTAGCTGATATTCAGATTGGAGCCGCCCTCAAGCGAGGGGATGCCAGCGCCAATGGCAAAGCAGCCATTGTGATGATGGTGAACAAGCAACCGCTCTCTGATACGCCCACGGTCACCCGAGCGGTGGAAGCCCAGATGGAGACGATTAAAGCTGGGTTGCCGGAAGATGTGGAAGTGACGGCCACGTTTCGCCAATCTGATTTTATTGATGCTTCGATTGAGAACGTCACCAGCGCCCTGCGTGATGGCATCATCATCGTGGCGGTTGTGCTGCTGCTGTTTTTGATGAACTGGCGCACGGCAGTTATGGCTTTGAGCGCCATCCCCCTATCGCTCTTGATTGGCCTCAGTATCCTCAATCTGTTCGGTCTGGGAATCAACACCATGACGCTGGGAGGACTAGCCGTGGCGATTGGTTCCGTCGTCGATGATGCCATTGTCGATATGGAAAATTCCTATCGGCGTCTCCGAGAAAATCAACTGGCGGGCACTCCTGTTCCTCCGCTGCAGGTAGTGTATAACGCCTCCAGAGAAGTTCGGGTAAGCGTTCTATTTTCCACCATCATCATCGCGGTCATTTTTGCCCCCATCTTTACCCTAACGGGGATTGAAGGCAAAATCTTCGCCCCAATGGGGTTTGCCTATCTGCTGTCCATTTTCTCTTCCACCTTTGTGGCCCTGACGCTCTCCCCCGCACTCTCTGCCTTGCTGCTCTCGAATCAAACCCTGCCCGCAGTGGAAACCTGGGTTGCCCGAACTGCCAAGCGACTTTATCAGCCCCTACTGCGATTCTCCCTCAGCCGCGCCAAGGTGGTTCTCATGATCGCGGTGGCCCTATTTGTGGCTTCAATGCTGGTGTTGCCGACGCTGGGGCGGGTGTTTCTACCGGAGTTTCAAGAGCGTTCCTTAGTGAATACGATGACGCTCTATCCCGGTAGCTCGTTAGAACTCACCAGTCGGGCCGGACTTGCGATCCAAGATTTACTGATAGATGATCCTCGGTTTGATTCAGTGCAGCTTCGAGCGGGTCGAGTGTCGGGAGATGCTGATGCCGCCAGCGTTTCATTTGGTCACGTTGATGTGGAAATCAGTGAGGCTGGGATGAAAGACCGCGAGGCCACGATCGAGACGCTGCGCGAGACGTTTGCCCAAATTCCGGGAGTGGTGCCGGGGATTGGTGGCTTTATTTCCCACCGCATTGACGAAATTCTGTCCGGGGTGAGAAGCGCGATCGCCATCAAGATCTTCGGACCCGATTTAGATGGGCTGCGCTCCCTTGGTGCGCAAATTCAGACCGCCATCAGCGAAGTCCCTGGCCTGGTGGATTTACAGCTCGAACCCCAAGTGGACATCAAGCAGCTTCAGATCGAGTTCGATCGCCAAGCTGCCGCCCGTTATGGTCTGACCGTTGGCCAGCTTTCAGAAACCGTTGAAACGGCTTTCAACGGACGAGCCGTATCTCAGGTGCTAGAGGGACAACAGCTCTTTGATCTACTGGTCTGGCTACAGGAAGACGATCGCAGCAACCTAAATACCATTCGCAACCTGCTGGTTGATACCCCCAACGGGACGAAGATACCCCTGGCGCAGGTGGCCGATATCAGCTTTGGCACTGGCCCCAACACGATTAACCGTGAAAATGTGCTGCGCCGCTTCATTGTGTCCACCAACGTCACCGATCGAGACTTAGGCAGTGCCGTTGAGGAAATTAAGACCACTGTGGCCCAAGAGGTGGAGCTGCCAGAAGGCTACTTCATCCAGTATGGCGGTCAGTTTGAGTCAGAGCAGCGAGCCTCCCAAAACCTCATCACTTTTGGTTTGCTAGCGCTGGTGGTGGTGGCCGTGATGATGTACTTTGCGGTCAAATCCGTCCCCGCCACGGTGATGATTATGCTCAACCTACCCCTGGCCTTATCAGGCGGCATCTTTTCCGTGGCCTTGGGTGGGGGCATTCTCTCGGTGGCGTCGATGGTGGGTTTTATCACCCTGTTCGGTGTGGCCACCCGCAATGGCTTACTCCTGGTGGACAACTACAACAATAAATTTGCTGAGGGCAAGTCGATCCAGGTAGGTGTGATCGAGGGATCGACAGAACGCCTGGAAGCAATCTTGATGACGGCCCTAACGTCTGCCCTTGGAATGTTGCCACTGGTGATTGGCTCAGGTGCAGGTAAAGAAATCTTGCAGCCGTTGGCAGTTGTGGTTTTAGGGGGGCTGTTCACCTCCACTGCCCTAACCCTACTTCTCTTACCCGCGCTCTATGCCCAGTTCGGTCGATTCCTACGCCCCAAATCTGATCCAACAGCTAGTCAGCCTGAACCTGAAGCTGACTTACTTAAGCATGATTTGACCTTGAAGCATTGA
- a CDS encoding tetratricopeptide repeat protein — protein MNSSAKTTLILGILLAIPGISSSAQTQSPLVAISAPSEPAQTLLQSGREKAKRGNYQEAISIYNQAIQSNPRNTSAYIYRGLAYHDLGDYQGAIADFNRALEIEPDHAIALYNRGESRSDIGDFEGAIIDLTQAIRLKPNYAEAYNIRAIIFGAVQGQWEKALKDLNQAILFRPDFADAYYNRGRTYAAMRDATNAIANYTKAIELNAELAEAYGNRGMIKAQTGDKQGAIVDLRHAANLFKEQGNQGNYQQTLLMIHQVEQQ, from the coding sequence ATGAACTCAAGTGCAAAAACCACACTGATCCTCGGTATTCTTCTCGCAATACCAGGAATTAGTTCTTCTGCTCAAACTCAGTCTCCGTTAGTTGCGATCTCAGCACCTTCAGAACCTGCTCAGACGTTATTGCAAAGCGGTCGAGAAAAAGCAAAGAGGGGAAATTATCAAGAAGCAATTTCTATTTATAATCAGGCTATTCAATCGAATCCCCGAAATACATCCGCATATATTTATCGGGGGTTAGCCTACCATGATCTAGGTGACTATCAAGGTGCAATTGCCGACTTTAATCGAGCTTTAGAAATTGAACCAGATCATGCAATCGCGCTATACAACCGAGGAGAATCTCGTTCTGATATCGGCGATTTTGAAGGCGCTATCATCGATTTAACCCAAGCAATCCGATTGAAGCCAAATTATGCAGAGGCTTACAATATTCGAGCGATTATCTTTGGTGCAGTTCAAGGGCAATGGGAAAAAGCATTGAAGGATTTAAATCAAGCCATTCTCTTTCGGCCAGACTTTGCAGATGCCTACTATAACCGGGGTAGAACCTATGCTGCAATGCGCGATGCTACTAATGCAATTGCTAACTATACAAAAGCTATAGAATTAAATGCTGAATTAGCTGAAGCATATGGCAATCGAGGCATGATTAAAGCCCAAACTGGAGACAAGCAAGGTGCAATAGTAGATTTGCGACATGCAGCAAATCTTTTTAAGGAACAGGGAAATCAGGGAAATTATCAGCAAACATTACTCATGATTCATCAAGTAGAACAGCAATAG
- a CDS encoding DUF190 domain-containing protein has product MQTITAWRQLTIHTSEYSLWQHQPLYQEILGMARQQDLMGVTVMQAIAGYGKHGVFRTLNVLDAASESSDLPLVITVIDREDIISNFYTSLQPLLKDAFVTCHPIEVW; this is encoded by the coding sequence ATGCAGACAATAACCGCCTGGAGACAGCTAACTATTCACACTAGTGAGTACAGCCTTTGGCAGCACCAACCCCTCTACCAAGAAATATTGGGGATGGCCCGCCAGCAGGATTTGATGGGAGTCACTGTCATGCAGGCGATCGCAGGCTATGGCAAGCATGGTGTGTTCCGCACGCTCAACGTGTTGGATGCAGCCTCTGAGTCCTCGGACTTACCGCTGGTCATCACTGTCATTGATCGGGAGGATATCATTTCAAATTTCTACACCTCGCTGCAACCTCTGCTCAAGGATGCGTTTGTCACCTGCCACCCGATTGAAGTTTGGTAA
- the rppA gene encoding two-component system response regulator RppA, whose translation MRILLVEDEVDLGEAIKRSLSRDKYVVDWAQDGTQAWDYLENPHVHYSLAIFDWLLPGLSGMELCQRLRQSKSCLPVLMLTAMERMEDKVAGLDAGADDYLVKPFEMGELKARLRALQRRSPQLQAQQLQVGQLILDYGTATVSVQDEPGTASVIPLTAKEFQLLEYFMKHPNQIIPREQLMNQVWEIEADPTSNVVPAQMRLLRRKLTDYGLGDSLDTIYGLGYRLNLPHASA comes from the coding sequence ATGCGGATTCTTCTCGTTGAGGATGAGGTAGATCTGGGGGAGGCAATTAAGCGTAGCCTGTCGCGAGACAAATACGTGGTTGACTGGGCGCAGGATGGCACCCAAGCCTGGGACTATCTAGAGAATCCGCACGTCCATTATTCTCTAGCAATTTTTGACTGGTTGCTGCCGGGTCTGTCGGGGATGGAACTCTGCCAGCGTCTGCGGCAGTCAAAATCCTGCCTACCTGTGCTGATGCTGACGGCCATGGAGCGCATGGAAGATAAGGTGGCTGGCCTGGATGCAGGGGCTGATGATTATCTTGTCAAACCTTTTGAGATGGGCGAACTCAAGGCGAGATTGCGGGCGCTGCAGCGGCGATCGCCCCAACTTCAAGCGCAGCAACTCCAAGTGGGGCAGCTCATCCTAGACTACGGCACCGCAACCGTCTCTGTACAGGATGAGCCGGGGACAGCCTCGGTCATACCACTGACAGCAAAGGAGTTCCAGTTGCTAGAGTACTTTATGAAACATCCCAATCAGATTATTCCTCGGGAGCAGTTGATGAACCAGGTTTGGGAAATCGAAGCCGATCCCACCAGTAATGTTGTCCCAGCACAGATGCGCCTGTTGAGACGGAAGCTGACGGACTATGGTTTGGGGGATTCCCTCGACACCATCTATGGTCTGGGATATCGTCTCAATCTTCCCCATGCCTCAGCGTGA